A single uncultured Acetobacterium sp. DNA region contains:
- a CDS encoding macro domain-containing protein: MPFEIIRNDITKMPVDIIVNAANTGLKMGGGVCGAIFAAAGADKLQAECDQIGGCAVGEAVITEGYRLPAKKIIHTVGPVWQGGGANEAKLLHQAYTNSLNLALKQDCKSIAFPLISSGIYGYPKDQALKIAVVAISEFLLEYEMMVYLVVFDKKAFAFSEKLFADIEKYIDDHYVDEHLVSGRNLESEEYEVQHFKEVKMIYPAPQSQIMTPSPQPKMSRSLEDVLGQLDDSFSEMLLRLIDEKGMTDVETYKKANIDRKLFSKIRSKKDYNPSKATAIAFAIALELNLDETLDLLGRAGYALSHSNEFDLIIEYFINEENYNIYEINEALFAFDQALLGA, translated from the coding sequence ATGCCATTTGAAATCATCCGAAACGATATTACTAAAATGCCGGTGGACATCATTGTCAATGCGGCCAACACCGGGCTAAAAATGGGCGGTGGCGTCTGCGGGGCGATCTTTGCCGCCGCCGGGGCGGACAAGCTCCAGGCCGAGTGTGACCAGATTGGCGGCTGTGCTGTGGGAGAAGCGGTGATTACCGAGGGCTACCGGTTGCCGGCAAAGAAGATCATCCACACCGTCGGGCCGGTCTGGCAGGGCGGCGGTGCCAATGAGGCCAAGCTGCTTCACCAGGCCTATACCAATTCCCTGAATCTGGCGCTGAAACAGGATTGTAAGAGCATTGCCTTTCCTCTGATTTCGTCGGGCATCTATGGTTATCCCAAGGATCAGGCCTTAAAGATTGCGGTGGTGGCTATCTCAGAATTTTTGCTGGAATATGAAATGATGGTTTATCTGGTAGTTTTTGATAAAAAGGCCTTTGCCTTCAGCGAAAAGCTGTTTGCGGATATTGAAAAATATATCGATGACCATTATGTGGATGAACATCTGGTTTCAGGACGCAATCTGGAATCCGAAGAGTATGAAGTGCAGCATTTTAAAGAAGTAAAAATGATTTACCCGGCGCCACAAAGCCAGATAATGACACCATCACCGCAACCGAAGATGTCAAGAAGTCTGGAAGATGTACTGGGTCAATTGGATGACTCGTTTTCAGAAATGCTGCTGCGGCTGATTGATGAAAAGGGTATGACCGATGTGGAAACCTATAAAAAAGCCAACATTGACCGGAAATTATTTTCCAAGATCCGCAGTAAAAAAGATTACAATCCCAGCAAGGCCACGGCTATTGCCTTTGCCATTGCGCTGGAATTGAACCTGGACGAGACCCTCGATCTACTGGGGCGAGCCGGGTATGCTCTGTCCCACAGCAACGAGTTTGATCTGATTATCGAGTATTTCATCAATGAGGAAAACTACAACATCTATGAAATCAACGAAGCCCTGTTTGCCTTTGATCAGGCCCTGTTGGGAGCCTGA
- a CDS encoding response regulator transcription factor, producing MNWDCLIVDDEVELAKATCEYFEMFGITAAHVTNFNDCMGFISTNGVNLILLDINLGNDSGFELCKELRKKTDVPILFISARQSDDDVLIALNIGGDDYIKKPYSLSVLLAKVKVIIKRYDGAALKVRISEAASPQLKEPHYCGNLRIDADAMKVYLNEKDVGFKKKEFKLFQYLYENKNRVIPKDELFANIWGDAFFSDGTLNVHIRKIREKIEENPNRPKYIKTIWGTGYIFETQAV from the coding sequence GTGAACTGGGATTGTTTAATTGTCGATGATGAAGTCGAGCTGGCAAAAGCGACCTGTGAATATTTTGAAATGTTTGGAATAACGGCAGCTCATGTCACAAATTTTAATGACTGCATGGGCTTTATTTCAACAAATGGGGTCAATCTGATTTTACTGGACATTAATCTGGGCAATGACAGTGGGTTTGAATTATGTAAGGAACTGCGCAAAAAAACCGATGTACCGATCCTGTTTATCAGTGCCAGGCAGAGTGATGATGATGTCCTCATTGCCCTGAATATCGGTGGGGATGATTATATCAAGAAACCCTATTCGCTTAGCGTCTTGCTGGCCAAGGTCAAAGTGATCATCAAACGGTATGATGGAGCTGCGTTAAAAGTCAGGATCAGCGAAGCGGCCAGCCCTCAATTAAAAGAGCCGCATTACTGTGGTAATTTGCGAATCGATGCGGATGCCATGAAGGTCTATCTGAATGAAAAAGATGTCGGCTTTAAGAAGAAAGAATTCAAGCTGTTTCAATATCTATATGAAAATAAAAATAGGGTGATTCCAAAGGATGAACTGTTTGCCAATATCTGGGGCGATGCTTTTTTCAGCGACGGGACCCTGAATGTCCATATCCGCAAAATTCGGGAAAAAATTGAAGAAAATCCCAATCGACCCAAGTACATTAAAACCATCTGGGGCACTGGCTATATCTTTGAAACACAAGCGGTTTAA
- a CDS encoding VWA domain-containing protein, with the protein MNAKETKIIKTELVFILDKSGSMSGLESDTIGGFNAMLKKQQQATGEARVTTVLFDDGYEVLHDRLDIQGVASITENEYYVGGCTALLDAIGKTIHKIINAQRYTQPEHRSDQVIFVITTDGLENASREYSYEKIKRLIELEKTQYHWEFIFLGANIDAIETAARFGISADRAANYHADGAGTRLNYRVVSDVVCEMRASNPIPANWKAEIDQDFEQREKNSNTD; encoded by the coding sequence ATGAATGCAAAAGAAACAAAAATTATTAAAACAGAACTGGTCTTTATTCTGGATAAAAGCGGATCGATGTCAGGTTTGGAAAGTGATACCATCGGCGGTTTTAATGCGATGCTCAAAAAACAACAGCAGGCAACCGGAGAGGCCCGGGTCACCACGGTGTTGTTTGATGATGGCTATGAAGTGCTCCATGATCGGTTGGATATTCAGGGGGTTGCCTCGATTACTGAAAATGAATATTATGTCGGCGGCTGCACCGCGCTGCTGGATGCCATCGGAAAAACCATCCATAAGATTATCAACGCCCAGCGATACACCCAGCCGGAACATCGCTCCGATCAGGTTATTTTTGTGATCACCACCGATGGCCTGGAGAATGCCAGTCGGGAATACTCCTATGAAAAGATCAAGCGACTGATTGAACTGGAGAAAACCCAATACCACTGGGAGTTTATTTTCCTGGGTGCCAATATCGATGCCATTGAAACCGCCGCCCGGTTTGGCATCAGTGCTGATCGAGCTGCCAATTATCATGCTGACGGAGCTGGTACTCGCTTAAATTACCGGGTGGTCAGCGATGTGGTTTGCGAAATGCGAGCCAGTAATCCCATTCCGGCTAATTGGAAGGCAGAAATTGATCAGGATTTTGAACAACGAGAAAAGAATAGCAACACAGATTGA
- a CDS encoding ABC transporter ATP-binding protein, translating to MNNTILKAEMLSKTYSNGSIMQHVLKNLNIEIKAGDFTVIMGSSGSGKSTLLYALSGMDKPTLGTIDFKGEEISNYSNDKLAVFRRKHCGFVFQQIYLNDTMSVLDNIMISGLLVSRDKKAIATRAKQLLQQVGMNDACYHKYPSQLSGGEAQRVAIVRALINAPEIVFADEPTGALNSTNAINVLDVMTEVNASGQSIIMVTHDIKTARRANRILYLKDGVIIDELKLGSYVKDDPDRHKILREFLESMGW from the coding sequence ATGAATAACACGATTCTAAAGGCAGAAATGCTCAGCAAAACCTATTCAAACGGCAGCATCATGCAGCACGTTTTAAAAAATCTCAACATCGAAATCAAAGCAGGCGACTTCACCGTCATCATGGGGAGCTCGGGTTCGGGAAAGTCCACCCTGCTTTATGCCCTATCGGGGATGGACAAGCCGACCCTGGGAACCATCGATTTTAAAGGCGAGGAGATTTCCAATTATTCCAATGATAAGTTGGCCGTCTTTCGAAGAAAGCATTGTGGGTTTGTGTTTCAACAGATCTATCTCAATGATACCATGAGCGTGCTGGATAATATTATGATCTCGGGTTTATTGGTCAGCCGGGATAAAAAGGCGATCGCAACTCGAGCCAAGCAATTGCTGCAGCAGGTAGGTATGAATGATGCGTGCTATCATAAATATCCGTCCCAACTTTCCGGCGGCGAAGCCCAGCGGGTTGCGATTGTCCGGGCACTGATTAATGCGCCGGAAATCGTCTTTGCCGATGAACCCACCGGAGCGCTTAATTCGACCAATGCCATCAACGTGCTGGATGTGATGACCGAGGTCAATGCCTCCGGCCAGAGCATCATCATGGTGACCCATGATATCAAAACCGCCCGACGAGCCAACCGTATTCTTTATCTAAAAGATGGGGTCATCATTGATGAGCTGAAGTTGGGAAGCTATGTCAAGGACGACCCGGATCGACATAAAATCCTGCGAGAATTTCTGGAAAGCATGGGCTGGTAG
- a CDS encoding HAMP domain-containing sensor histidine kinase: MKIKRMIIAFMVLLLACYAVAVNYINATHLNKVDVTQINQVVKTVEKEWLSLARNNDGNNAGNEDSTMPRTGAAEGLSYQIALTSDENYQSLVFEAIKNRNTIMDLMDSSENGQPAMIGKIIFLTDGNEEAAMKRNLMAMITVAFLIVLIMGYVVLGLVYTSILRPFGVMKEFAKKIADGDLEFRLPMDRGNYFGAFTESFDLMREELRKARQGEYQANISKKELVAELSHDIKTPVATIKAICELLEIKLATVKTADLTVSTAAMTITESIEKIAVIDAKADTIDALISNLFHATLEELEILKVNVSEQPSTVIIQMLKDMDSFGKIRFKNDRAECLIFCDPLRLGQVIDNIISNSYKYANTDIDIWFNLDKIEKNLTIKIKDYGAGVDPDECPLVCEKFFRGSGETVQNTPGSGLGLYLARQFMAGMGGSIRCYNEDGFTVELDINVV; encoded by the coding sequence ATGAAAATAAAAAGAATGATCATCGCTTTTATGGTGCTGTTACTCGCCTGTTACGCCGTGGCAGTCAATTATATCAATGCCACTCATTTAAATAAGGTGGACGTGACACAGATTAACCAAGTCGTCAAAACGGTTGAAAAAGAGTGGCTCAGCTTAGCTAGAAATAATGATGGAAATAATGCCGGGAATGAAGACAGCACGATGCCAAGAACCGGAGCGGCTGAGGGCTTGTCCTATCAGATCGCCCTTACCAGCGATGAAAACTATCAATCGCTGGTATTTGAGGCGATCAAAAACAGAAATACCATCATGGATTTAATGGATTCTTCAGAAAATGGACAGCCAGCAATGATTGGTAAGATCATCTTTCTGACCGATGGCAATGAAGAAGCTGCCATGAAAAGAAATCTGATGGCCATGATCACTGTTGCATTTTTGATTGTATTGATCATGGGTTATGTGGTTTTGGGGCTGGTGTACACTTCGATTCTCCGACCCTTTGGGGTGATGAAAGAGTTTGCCAAAAAAATTGCCGATGGCGATCTGGAATTCCGGCTGCCCATGGATCGGGGCAATTACTTTGGGGCATTTACCGAGAGTTTTGATCTGATGCGGGAAGAGCTGCGAAAAGCCAGGCAGGGGGAATATCAGGCTAACATCAGCAAGAAAGAGCTGGTGGCGGAACTTTCGCATGACATTAAAACACCGGTGGCCACCATTAAAGCGATCTGTGAGCTGCTCGAGATCAAGCTGGCAACAGTGAAAACTGCTGATTTAACGGTGTCAACCGCAGCAATGACGATCACCGAAAGCATCGAAAAAATTGCCGTGATTGATGCCAAAGCTGACACCATTGATGCGCTGATCAGCAATCTGTTTCATGCAACCCTGGAAGAATTGGAAATACTTAAAGTCAATGTCAGCGAGCAACCCAGCACCGTGATCATCCAGATGCTTAAAGACATGGACAGTTTTGGAAAAATCCGCTTTAAAAATGACCGGGCTGAGTGTCTGATTTTTTGCGATCCGCTGCGGTTGGGTCAGGTGATCGACAATATCATCAGCAATTCTTATAAATATGCCAATACCGATATTGACATCTGGTTTAATTTGGACAAAATAGAAAAGAATCTAACCATAAAAATCAAAGATTATGGGGCGGGGGTGGATCCTGATGAATGTCCGCTGGTATGTGAAAAGTTTTTTCGCGGTTCCGGGGAAACGGTTCAAAATACCCCGGGCTCCGGGTTGGGGCTTTATCTGGCGCGACAGTTTATGGCCGGTATGGGCGGCAGTATCCGCTGTTATAATGAGGATGGCTTCACGGTGGAACTGGACATCAACGTGGTGTAA
- a CDS encoding ABC transporter substrate-binding protein — MKSVKKLVSIVLIIGLVTMLGAGCSSGTTKKESGSTGGLQKVTLQLKWLPQSQFMGYYVAKEKGYYEAEGIDLEILPGGSDIIPEQQVSNGVADIGVTWLSSLMKYQSQGWDLIDTAQIFQKSGMLLVSKASTGIVTPADLRGKKVSSWFGGNEYEIYALLEANGLNKDKDLTMVQQDYTMNQLINNDVDAASAMTYNEYGLLLESGLKESDLNKIDMNDAGVAMMEDCLFVSKDWIADNEDLYVRFLRASIKGWADACADPAAAGKTVYNVDQSVSLDHQIYMANEVKKLVEPAGFDAAKIGYIDMNAVQQTADLSLKYGLLTQKADLSDATVNAKYWEEATK; from the coding sequence ATGAAAAGCGTAAAAAAACTGGTGTCAATTGTTCTGATCATAGGATTAGTAACAATGCTGGGTGCGGGATGTAGTTCTGGCACCACAAAGAAAGAAAGTGGCTCGACGGGCGGTCTTCAAAAAGTAACGCTACAGTTAAAATGGTTACCGCAGTCGCAATTTATGGGTTACTATGTTGCCAAGGAAAAAGGTTATTATGAGGCAGAAGGTATCGACCTTGAAATTTTACCTGGTGGTAGTGATATTATTCCAGAACAACAAGTATCAAATGGGGTTGCCGATATTGGTGTAACCTGGCTTTCAAGCTTGATGAAGTACCAATCACAAGGTTGGGATTTAATCGATACGGCACAGATATTCCAAAAAAGTGGGATGTTGCTTGTTTCTAAAGCGTCAACCGGGATTGTAACACCGGCTGATTTAAGAGGCAAAAAAGTCAGTTCATGGTTTGGTGGAAATGAGTATGAAATTTACGCCTTGCTTGAAGCAAATGGTCTAAACAAAGATAAAGATTTAACCATGGTTCAACAGGATTACACCATGAACCAACTGATCAACAATGACGTTGATGCGGCTTCAGCAATGACCTACAACGAATATGGTTTATTATTAGAATCTGGATTGAAAGAAAGTGATCTAAATAAAATTGATATGAACGATGCTGGCGTGGCAATGATGGAAGACTGCCTATTTGTTTCAAAAGATTGGATTGCAGATAACGAAGATTTATATGTGCGTTTTTTAAGAGCATCCATTAAGGGTTGGGCTGATGCTTGTGCTGATCCTGCTGCGGCTGGAAAAACAGTTTATAATGTGGATCAAAGTGTTTCATTAGACCATCAAATTTACATGGCAAATGAAGTAAAAAAACTGGTCGAACCGGCTGGCTTCGATGCTGCAAAAATTGGCTATATCGATATGAATGCAGTTCAGCAAACCGCTGATTTAAGTCTTAAATATGGTTTGTTGACACAAAAAGCAGATCTTTCGGATGCGACTGTGAATGCTAAATACTGGGAAGAAGCAACAAAATAA
- a CDS encoding ABC transporter ATP-binding protein: protein MNSPEIQFKNVNMAYKGKNGEDIVALNNVSFDIQEGEFISLLGPSGCGKTTSLRIIGDLLQPTSGEVLVRGLSPREIRLQRKYGIVFQSPVLYDWRTVRRNICLPMEIMKFSKKERTARIDKMLELVGLQDFGQKYPYELSGGMQQRVGIARALALDPEILLMDEPFSALDEFTREKLNEDLLNIWSQTKKTVIFVTHNIPEAVFLSDRVVVLSPHPGRVSAIVDINLPRPRENSVRETSEFYDYIVKIRGSFEGV, encoded by the coding sequence ATGAATTCACCAGAGATTCAATTTAAAAATGTCAATATGGCATATAAAGGTAAAAACGGAGAAGATATTGTTGCACTGAATAACGTCAGTTTTGACATCCAGGAAGGCGAATTTATTTCCCTGCTCGGACCTTCAGGATGCGGCAAGACAACGTCTCTTCGAATAATTGGTGATTTACTTCAGCCGACATCCGGTGAAGTATTGGTTCGGGGTTTATCCCCTCGGGAAATAAGGCTACAGCGAAAGTATGGGATTGTATTTCAAAGCCCGGTTCTCTACGATTGGCGAACCGTCAGACGAAATATCTGTTTGCCCATGGAGATTATGAAGTTTTCTAAAAAAGAGAGAACCGCGCGGATTGACAAAATGCTTGAACTTGTCGGCTTGCAGGACTTTGGCCAGAAATATCCCTACGAATTAAGCGGCGGGATGCAGCAACGAGTCGGGATTGCCCGGGCGTTAGCATTAGATCCGGAAATATTGTTAATGGATGAACCCTTTTCAGCACTGGATGAATTTACCCGGGAAAAATTAAATGAAGATTTACTGAATATTTGGAGTCAAACTAAAAAAACAGTTATTTTTGTTACCCATAATATTCCCGAAGCGGTTTTTTTATCCGATCGGGTGGTTGTTTTATCACCGCATCCTGGTAGGGTTTCGGCCATTGTCGATATCAATCTGCCAAGACCCCGCGAAAATTCCGTTCGGGAAACATCTGAATTTTATGACTATATCGTTAAGATCAGAGGAAGTTTTGAGGGGGTGTAA
- a CDS encoding ABC transporter permease subunit, which yields MKEKMLNIIWPLGFGVVILLLWQFGFLHMLFGLKPYQLPVPTAIAITLSNNLGKALTDCFVTISGALIGMAFGSLIGFMIAAIATFFPKWGYGGMIVVSAFNAIPLVALSSIMNLWFSTGMSQKIGVVTVVCMAAMSMNAYNGLNSLKPFSVDLMHTVAASEWTIFTKLRLPNCLPNVFTALKINIATAIMAAMISEYFASSTSGLGFAIKDSLRKGEMAMGWSYIVVASLAGVILYGMIILVERNAIKWHASQK from the coding sequence ATGAAAGAAAAAATGTTAAATATAATTTGGCCCCTGGGGTTTGGCGTTGTCATCCTTTTATTGTGGCAATTTGGTTTTTTACATATGCTTTTTGGTTTAAAACCCTATCAATTACCAGTACCAACTGCGATCGCGATCACGTTATCAAATAATCTTGGTAAAGCGTTAACCGATTGTTTTGTGACAATATCGGGAGCACTGATTGGCATGGCATTCGGTTCGCTGATTGGATTTATGATCGCAGCGATCGCTACTTTTTTCCCAAAATGGGGATATGGCGGCATGATTGTTGTTTCAGCCTTTAATGCGATACCATTGGTGGCACTTTCTTCAATTATGAATTTGTGGTTTTCAACCGGAATGTCCCAGAAAATTGGGGTTGTCACCGTGGTTTGTATGGCGGCAATGTCAATGAATGCCTACAATGGCTTAAATAGTCTAAAACCTTTTTCGGTGGATTTAATGCATACCGTAGCGGCAAGTGAATGGACCATTTTTACAAAATTAAGATTGCCCAATTGTTTGCCTAATGTATTTACCGCCTTAAAAATTAACATTGCAACAGCAATTATGGCGGCAATGATCAGCGAGTATTTTGCATCATCAACGTCCGGATTAGGATTTGCCATCAAAGATAGTTTACGTAAAGGTGAAATGGCAATGGGTTGGTCGTATATCGTGGTTGCCTCGCTGGCAGGGGTGATTCTATACGGTATGATTATCTTGGTAGAGCGCAATGCTATTAAATGGCATGCTTCACAAAAATAA
- a CDS encoding ABC transporter permease: protein MSVERNDRIFVGIVWGIVIIGLWEVVAFLLQNVFQDPMAATKLPYLHVIIATFIQNAGALLGAGLVTFSRAAAGFLVGGIIGIILAVIMSLSKTVERIGLPYLIISQMIPILALAPIIFNIVKDMDSARIIIAAYITFFPVAINMLSGLKAVERDQKDLLYSVAASQVEIYYKLMFPFSMPYLFTGLKIAAPLAITASILVDMLGSSSGIGVKILYALYSNSSNIFWAAVLTSALMGISGYYLVVLGEKVLLPWNKTSSKKGGDNI, encoded by the coding sequence ATGTCAGTCGAACGAAATGACAGAATATTCGTTGGCATCGTCTGGGGGATCGTTATTATTGGATTATGGGAAGTGGTTGCATTTTTGTTGCAAAATGTCTTTCAAGATCCAATGGCAGCAACAAAGCTTCCCTATCTACATGTCATCATTGCGACCTTTATTCAGAATGCCGGTGCTCTATTAGGGGCTGGTCTCGTGACCTTCTCGCGGGCAGCGGCGGGATTTTTGGTGGGTGGTATCATTGGCATCATTCTGGCAGTGATCATGAGTTTATCTAAAACAGTTGAACGAATTGGTCTGCCATATTTAATAATATCCCAGATGATCCCCATCTTAGCGTTGGCGCCAATTATTTTCAATATTGTGAAAGACATGGATTCAGCGCGGATCATTATCGCCGCCTATATTACGTTTTTTCCAGTAGCCATAAATATGCTCAGTGGATTAAAAGCAGTTGAAAGAGATCAAAAGGATTTGCTCTACTCGGTGGCAGCCAGTCAGGTAGAGATTTATTATAAATTAATGTTTCCATTTTCCATGCCCTATTTATTTACCGGTCTTAAAATCGCTGCACCTTTGGCGATTACCGCATCCATACTGGTGGATATGTTAGGGTCCAGCAGTGGAATTGGGGTGAAAATTTTATATGCACTCTATTCAAATTCAAGCAATATCTTTTGGGCAGCTGTACTGACGAGTGCATTGATGGGCATCTCCGGTTATTATCTGGTCGTTTTAGGTGAAAAGGTACTGCTACCGTGGAATAAAACGTCATCTAAGAAGGGCGGTGACAACATATGA
- a CDS encoding ABC transporter permease — protein MKILMIATNNIKKAKVATATLIILIAIATIFLYVGISVLSNMDTFIDKKNAETNGAHLISITDGAHDQDIEEIYQSIKDYSYSEREDGMMSMSSSFQNINTGEEANSIPAVFLNLDTDRKISQVNIIDQAEQMPKNGVIVPYVLKVANGYQTGDTLKLMVDDASTELEIAGFYEDLMFASPSNVSMYKLFVGNQQFQEFLAQPEYGAKCSYIAVITDDINGTEAFESQYIKEIKTIMPEGTGSYASLSYGTMKTGVAIFINIIMAVLVSFSIIILAIAAIVIKFSTTTHIENNIKNIGTLEAMGYTTRQIISSILMEYLLITTVGFIVGLGAGLLISPVITNVVSSSIGLRWATGLYPQAALVSLGAIMMAVLGISYFSAAKIKRITPLTALRNGIETHHFGKNSIPLDQTRLSLNTAMGFKSLLFNKRQNLIAGLIIILLSLVTVFALASYYNFSVDKTAMIKLIGLETAEVQVTALADQEKIFAEIAALPEVEDTIKLNSFDGVIKFNDKESSANTRITADYSSLKVNTCVKGKMPVQDNEIAITSIVLDNLGAQMGDTVSIDYNGITREFLVVGVTQQFNMLGKGAAITTAGMKKLVPSYQEQDLMIYLKDGQDTEKFVTKINNHYGDENVKCNSYFASIEMMLDSFEASIKIVVTGCLGIIAVIIVFIMFLVIRVRILRERTRLGVSKALGFTSNQLIGQILISEMPVIIGAAVVGAIAGYFATNPMLALMLAANGILNCDFYVEPSLVLFTAIGISLLGLATVLIVAGKIRKISPCKMFEEGVD, from the coding sequence ATGAAAATTCTGATGATTGCGACCAACAATATCAAAAAGGCCAAGGTGGCCACCGCCACCCTGATCATCCTGATTGCTATTGCCACTATTTTTCTCTATGTGGGAATCAGCGTGTTATCAAATATGGACACCTTTATTGACAAAAAAAATGCCGAAACCAATGGCGCCCACCTGATCTCAATTACCGACGGTGCCCACGATCAGGATATTGAGGAAATTTATCAGTCTATTAAAGACTATTCCTACAGTGAACGGGAAGATGGGATGATGTCGATGTCTTCCTCATTTCAGAATATAAACACTGGGGAAGAGGCTAACAGTATCCCGGCGGTCTTTTTAAATCTGGATACCGACCGGAAAATATCCCAGGTCAATATCATTGATCAGGCCGAACAGATGCCGAAAAATGGTGTCATTGTGCCCTATGTTTTGAAAGTGGCAAATGGTTATCAAACCGGGGACACCCTAAAACTGATGGTGGATGATGCCAGTACCGAGCTTGAGATTGCCGGTTTCTACGAAGATTTGATGTTTGCCAGTCCTTCTAATGTGAGTATGTATAAATTATTTGTGGGAAATCAGCAGTTCCAGGAATTCCTGGCGCAGCCGGAGTATGGCGCAAAATGCAGCTATATCGCGGTGATCACCGATGATATTAATGGCACCGAAGCATTTGAATCCCAATATATCAAAGAAATAAAAACGATTATGCCAGAAGGCACGGGCAGTTATGCCTCGCTCAGTTATGGAACAATGAAAACGGGTGTAGCCATCTTTATCAACATCATTATGGCAGTGCTGGTGTCCTTCTCGATTATCATTTTAGCGATTGCGGCGATTGTTATCAAGTTTTCAACCACCACCCACATTGAAAACAACATAAAAAATATTGGCACTCTGGAAGCCATGGGATATACAACTAGGCAGATCATTAGTTCCATTCTGATGGAATACCTGCTGATCACCACCGTCGGTTTTATAGTGGGGCTGGGAGCCGGACTATTAATTTCACCGGTGATTACCAATGTAGTGTCGTCCTCAATTGGTCTCCGATGGGCCACCGGACTCTATCCTCAGGCGGCATTGGTAAGTCTGGGTGCGATTATGATGGCGGTGTTGGGAATTTCCTATTTCAGTGCGGCTAAAATCAAAAGAATCACCCCCTTAACAGCGCTGCGTAACGGCATCGAAACCCATCATTTTGGGAAAAACAGCATTCCGCTGGATCAGACCAGGCTGAGTCTCAATACCGCCATGGGTTTTAAATCACTTCTTTTCAATAAACGGCAGAATCTCATTGCCGGACTGATCATCATCTTGTTGAGTCTGGTAACCGTATTTGCTTTGGCGTCCTACTATAACTTTTCAGTGGACAAAACCGCCATGATCAAACTAATCGGGCTGGAAACCGCCGAGGTTCAAGTGACTGCCTTGGCGGATCAAGAAAAGATATTCGCAGAAATTGCCGCTCTGCCGGAAGTGGAAGATACCATCAAACTTAATTCCTTTGACGGTGTGATTAAATTTAACGACAAAGAAAGCAGTGCTAACACCAGAATAACCGCAGATTACAGCAGCTTGAAAGTCAATACCTGCGTGAAGGGCAAGATGCCGGTGCAGGATAATGAGATCGCCATCACCAGTATTGTGCTGGATAATCTCGGTGCCCAGATGGGGGACACGGTGTCGATCGACTATAACGGGATTACCCGGGAATTTCTGGTAGTGGGGGTCACTCAGCAGTTTAACATGTTGGGAAAAGGCGCTGCCATTACCACTGCCGGGATGAAAAAACTGGTGCCATCTTATCAGGAACAAGATCTGATGATCTATCTGAAAGATGGTCAGGATACCGAGAAGTTTGTCACCAAAATTAACAATCACTATGGGGATGAGAACGTTAAATGCAACAGCTATTTTGCGTCCATCGAAATGATGCTGGATTCCTTTGAAGCGTCGATTAAAATTGTGGTGACGGGATGCTTGGGGATTATTGCAGTGATTATTGTATTTATTATGTTTCTGGTGATCCGGGTGCGGATCTTGCGGGAGCGAACCCGGCTGGGGGTTTCTAAAGCCCTTGGTTTTACATCCAATCAGCTGATCGGTCAGATCTTAATCAGTGAGATGCCCGTCATCATCGGGGCTGCGGTGGTGGGAGCCATCGCCGGCTATTTTGCCACCAATCCGATGCTAGCGCTGATGCTTGCGGCCAATGGTATCCTGAACTGCGATTTTTATGTAGAACCCAGTTTAGTGTTGTTCACCGCAATTGGAATCAGCCTGCTGGGACTGGCGACGGTGCTGATCGTTGCCGGCAAGATCAGAAAGATCAGTCCCTGCAAGATGTTTGAAGAGGGTGTGGATTAA